One genomic segment of Virgibacillus doumboii includes these proteins:
- the recA gene encoding recombinase RecA codes for MSDRKQALDMALKQIEKQFGKGSIMKLGEQEGQRIATIPSGSLALDVALGIGGYPRGRVVEIYGPESSGKTTVALHAIAEAQQQGGQAAFIDAEHALDPTYARALGVNIEELLLSQPDTGEQALEIAEALVRSGAVDIIVVDSVAALVPKAEIEGEMGDSHVGLQARLMSQALRKLSGAINKSKTTAIFINQIREKVGVMFGNPETTPGGRALKFYSSVRLEVRRAETLKQGNDMVGNKTRIKVVKNKVAPPFKKAEVDIMYGEGISKEGEILDIGSDLDIVEKSGAWYSYNGERLGQGRENSKEFLKANEATMAEIHDAIRQHYSLDDAPEETEEQEQASQGSLDV; via the coding sequence TTGAGTGATAGAAAACAAGCTTTGGATATGGCGTTAAAACAAATTGAGAAGCAATTCGGTAAAGGCTCCATTATGAAACTTGGGGAACAAGAGGGACAAAGAATTGCTACAATTCCAAGCGGTTCGCTGGCATTGGATGTAGCTTTAGGAATTGGTGGATACCCTAGGGGCCGTGTAGTGGAAATTTATGGTCCGGAATCATCAGGTAAAACAACTGTGGCACTGCATGCAATTGCCGAAGCACAGCAACAGGGTGGACAGGCTGCATTTATCGATGCTGAGCATGCACTGGATCCGACATATGCCCGTGCGCTTGGTGTGAATATTGAGGAATTGCTGCTTTCTCAGCCTGATACTGGTGAACAGGCACTTGAAATTGCTGAGGCATTGGTACGCAGTGGTGCAGTCGACATTATTGTAGTAGACTCAGTAGCTGCTTTGGTACCAAAAGCCGAAATAGAAGGAGAAATGGGAGATTCGCACGTAGGTTTACAGGCGCGTTTGATGTCCCAGGCATTAAGAAAGCTGTCCGGTGCAATTAACAAATCCAAAACAACCGCTATTTTCATTAATCAAATCAGAGAAAAAGTTGGTGTTATGTTTGGTAACCCTGAAACAACTCCTGGTGGACGAGCACTTAAATTCTATTCATCTGTCAGGCTGGAGGTCCGCCGTGCCGAAACGCTGAAACAGGGAAATGATATGGTAGGTAATAAAACACGAATCAAAGTAGTTAAGAATAAGGTGGCACCGCCTTTCAAGAAGGCAGAAGTTGATATTATGTATGGAGAAGGTATTTCTAAAGAAGGAGAAATACTTGATATCGGTTCTGATCTGGATATCGTTGAAAAAAGCGGTGCATGGTATTCCTATAATGGGGAAAGACTTGGACAAGGCAGGGAAAATTCCAAAGAGTTCCTGAAGGCAAATGAAGCTACTATGGCTGAAATCCATGATGCAATCCGGCAGCACTACAGCTTGGATGATGCACCAGAAGAAACAGAAGAACAGGAACAAGCTAGTCAAGGAAGTTTAGATGTATAA
- a CDS encoding DUF3388 domain-containing protein, whose amino-acid sequence MEKTEWYLEYEIQYNRPGLLGDISSLLGMLSINIISINGLENSRRGMLLLSKEDEQITRLKSILQTMDTIVVKKVRKPKLRDKLAVRHGRYINSDIDDRKTFRFVRDELGILVDFMAELFKKEGHKLIGIRGMPRVGKTESVVAASVCANKRWLFVSSTLLKQTIRSQLIQDEYSSDSLYIIDGIVSTRRANEKHWQLIREIMQLPAVKVVEHPDMFVQTTEYKLDDFDYIIELRNSEDEEITYETVENNQFNQDSGFSMFDF is encoded by the coding sequence ATGGAAAAAACAGAATGGTACCTTGAATATGAAATACAATATAATCGTCCTGGTTTATTAGGGGACATTTCTTCGTTATTGGGAATGCTTTCCATTAATATTATATCGATAAATGGTCTGGAAAATTCCAGAAGGGGTATGCTGTTACTGTCTAAAGAAGACGAACAGATTACCCGATTAAAATCAATATTACAAACGATGGATACAATAGTTGTTAAAAAAGTACGAAAGCCAAAGCTTCGTGACAAATTGGCAGTAAGGCATGGCAGATATATAAATAGCGATATTGATGACCGAAAGACATTCCGTTTTGTCCGTGACGAATTAGGTATATTAGTTGATTTCATGGCAGAATTGTTTAAGAAAGAGGGTCATAAATTAATTGGGATCCGCGGAATGCCACGGGTAGGAAAAACGGAATCAGTTGTAGCTGCCAGTGTTTGTGCCAATAAACGTTGGTTGTTTGTTTCAAGTACATTATTAAAGCAAACCATCCGAAGCCAATTAATTCAAGATGAGTACTCCAGCGATAGTTTGTACATCATTGATGGAATTGTCTCTACACGTCGGGCTAATGAAAAGCATTGGCAGTTAATCCGGGAGATTATGCAGCTTCCTGCAGTTAAAGTGGTGGAGCATCCTGATATGTTCGTACAGACGACCGAATATAAATTGGATGATTTTGACTATATAATTGAATTACGCAACAGCGAAGACGAAGAAATTACATATGAAACAGTTGAAAATAATCAATTCAACCAGGACAGCGGCTTTTCAATGTTTGATTTTTAG
- the ymfI gene encoding elongation factor P 5-aminopentanone reductase, translating to MGKNVLLVGASGDIGSAIAESLAKEGYRLILHYNKNKQAIDESRLNLHEEAILSEIQADLSQEREVERLLHSLVFPVDAVIFASGKAHYGIFQDTEKNIMDEMIALHVQAPWLITKYLLPGMIQQKKGKIIFITSIWGESGSSNEVIYSSVKGAQNSFVKALAKELAPSGISVNAVSPGFIDTKMNQHLLPDEKEMITKDIPINRVGTVDDVAHTVCFLMSEKSSYIQGEIINVTGGWS from the coding sequence ATGGGGAAAAATGTATTACTGGTTGGAGCCAGTGGTGATATTGGTTCAGCTATAGCTGAAAGCCTGGCAAAAGAAGGCTATCGGCTGATCCTTCACTATAATAAAAATAAACAAGCAATTGATGAAAGCCGATTAAATCTTCATGAGGAAGCAATTTTATCCGAAATTCAGGCCGATTTAAGCCAGGAACGTGAAGTGGAGAGGTTACTTCATTCACTGGTTTTTCCAGTAGATGCTGTAATTTTTGCAAGTGGCAAGGCTCATTACGGCATATTTCAGGATACGGAAAAAAATATAATGGATGAAATGATTGCTCTTCATGTGCAGGCACCATGGCTGATTACAAAATATTTGCTGCCCGGAATGATCCAGCAAAAAAAAGGAAAAATAATTTTTATCACGTCCATTTGGGGAGAATCCGGCTCAAGCAATGAAGTGATATATTCGTCGGTAAAGGGTGCACAAAACAGTTTTGTTAAAGCTCTGGCTAAAGAGCTTGCACCATCTGGAATTTCTGTAAATGCTGTAAGCCCCGGATTTATTGACACGAAAATGAATCAGCATCTGCTGCCTGATGAAAAAGAAATGATAACAAAAGATATACCAATTAACCGCGTCGGAACGGTAGATGATGTTGCACATACAGTATGCTTTTTAATGAGTGAAAAATCAAGTTATATTCAAGGAGAAATTATTAACGTAACAGGAGGCTGGTCCTGA
- the rny gene encoding ribonuclease Y yields MDSPLIISILLAFILIVGIVVGYLIRKSIAEAKISSAENLAKQIVDEAHRNADAAKKEALLEAKDENHKLRQQTEEDLRERRTEVQKQENRLMQKEENLDRKSETLDKRELLLERKEQSLTEKQQQIEEMESKVEAMIQEQQTELERISGYTTDQARQIILERVEQEVSHESALMIKEAENRAKEEADKKAKSVLSLALQRCAADHVAETTVSVVNLPNDEMKGRIIGREGRNIRTLETLTGIDLIIDDTPEAVILSGFDPIRRETARMALEKLVQDGRIHPARIEEMVDKARREVDEYIREVGEETTFEVGVHGLHPDLVKILGRLKYRTSYGQNVLKHSTEVAYLSGLLAAELGEDETLAKRAGLLHDIGKAIDHEVEGSHVEIGKELGIKYKEHEVVINAIASHHGDEEATSIISVLVTAADALSAARPGARSETLENYIKRLEKLEEISESFSGVEKSFAIQAGREIRIMVKPDEIDDIDSVRVARDIRKRIEGELDYPGHIKVTVIRETRAVEYAK; encoded by the coding sequence ATGGACAGTCCCTTAATCATCTCCATTTTGCTTGCCTTTATCCTAATCGTCGGTATTGTTGTTGGTTATCTGATTCGTAAATCTATTGCTGAAGCTAAAATTTCCAGTGCGGAAAATTTGGCTAAACAAATAGTAGATGAAGCACATCGAAATGCAGATGCCGCTAAGAAAGAGGCGCTTCTTGAGGCGAAGGATGAAAATCATAAACTTCGTCAGCAGACAGAAGAAGACTTACGTGAACGTAGAACAGAGGTACAGAAGCAAGAAAATCGTCTGATGCAAAAAGAAGAAAATCTGGACAGAAAAAGTGAAACGCTGGATAAGCGAGAACTCTTGTTAGAGAGAAAGGAACAATCACTAACAGAAAAACAACAACAAATTGAAGAAATGGAAAGCAAAGTGGAAGCTATGATTCAGGAGCAGCAAACGGAGCTTGAACGAATTTCAGGATACACCACTGATCAGGCAAGGCAGATTATTTTGGAGCGAGTGGAACAAGAGGTTAGCCATGAATCAGCGTTAATGATTAAAGAAGCCGAAAATCGTGCGAAAGAAGAAGCTGATAAAAAAGCTAAAAGTGTTCTTTCACTTGCCCTACAGCGTTGTGCTGCAGACCACGTTGCTGAAACAACTGTATCTGTTGTAAACCTTCCAAATGATGAAATGAAAGGACGTATTATCGGACGTGAAGGCCGGAACATCCGAACGCTGGAAACGTTAACCGGTATAGATCTGATAATTGACGATACACCGGAAGCAGTGATTTTATCAGGCTTCGATCCAATACGTCGTGAAACAGCTCGTATGGCGCTGGAAAAACTGGTCCAGGACGGCCGAATTCACCCAGCAAGAATAGAGGAAATGGTGGATAAAGCCAGACGAGAGGTTGATGAATATATTCGTGAGGTAGGAGAAGAAACAACATTCGAGGTTGGAGTACACGGACTGCATCCAGACCTGGTTAAAATACTTGGACGCTTAAAATATCGTACAAGCTATGGTCAAAATGTGTTAAAGCATTCCACTGAGGTTGCGTACCTTTCAGGATTGCTTGCTGCTGAATTAGGTGAAGATGAAACACTTGCAAAAAGAGCTGGCTTACTTCATGACATAGGAAAAGCAATAGATCATGAAGTAGAGGGAAGCCATGTTGAAATTGGTAAAGAACTTGGAATCAAATATAAGGAACATGAGGTTGTTATCAATGCTATAGCTTCTCACCACGGTGATGAAGAAGCTACTTCCATAATTTCAGTTTTAGTTACTGCAGCAGATGCATTATCAGCTGCAAGACCTGGAGCAAGAAGTGAAACGTTGGAAAACTACATTAAGCGTCTCGAAAAACTGGAAGAGATTTCCGAGTCGTTTTCAGGGGTAGAAAAATCCTTTGCCATCCAGGCTGGAAGAGAAATTCGTATTATGGTAAAACCTGATGAAATCGATGACATTGATTCTGTTCGAGTGGCACGGGATATCCGGAAACGGATTGAAGGCGAATTAGATTATCCGGGTCATATAAAAGTAACGGTAATCAGAGAAACACGAGCAGTAGAATATGCGAAGTAG
- the pgsA gene encoding CDP-diacylglycerol--glycerol-3-phosphate 3-phosphatidyltransferase, with protein sequence MNIPNKITLSRICLIPIFIILMSVPFNWGSWDIGDAELPVSHFVAALLFIVASATDWIDGHYARKYNLVSNLGKFLDPLADKLLVASALILLVELGMAPAWVVILIISRELAVTGLRLVAAGEGIVLAAGSMGKLKTASQMVAVAALLLHNFPFSYIGFPFAAIMLYVALFFTVLSGYDYFVKNWHVMRDSK encoded by the coding sequence GTGAATATACCAAATAAAATTACGCTTTCCCGCATTTGTCTTATCCCGATTTTTATTATATTAATGAGTGTCCCGTTTAATTGGGGCAGTTGGGATATTGGAGATGCCGAATTGCCGGTTTCCCACTTTGTTGCTGCATTGTTATTTATTGTGGCATCAGCAACTGACTGGATAGATGGTCATTACGCAAGGAAGTACAATCTTGTATCTAATTTAGGTAAATTTCTGGATCCGCTTGCTGATAAATTACTTGTAGCATCTGCACTTATTTTATTAGTTGAGTTGGGAATGGCACCAGCTTGGGTGGTCATTCTTATTATCAGCAGGGAACTTGCAGTAACCGGATTACGATTAGTGGCAGCCGGGGAAGGAATTGTCCTGGCAGCGGGAAGTATGGGAAAATTAAAAACAGCCAGCCAAATGGTTGCGGTAGCAGCATTACTGCTTCATAATTTTCCATTTTCCTATATTGGTTTTCCCTTCGCTGCTATTATGTTGTATGTAGCACTATTCTTTACAGTTTTATCAGGCTACGATTATTTTGTAAAAAACTGGCATGTTATGAGGGATTCGAAATGA
- a CDS encoding helix-turn-helix domain-containing protein — translation MEIGARLKEAREAKGLSLESLQETTKIQKRYLEAIEKGDFHILPGKFYARAFIKEYANAVGLDSNELLEEYKEEIPQTEEDSTAQYTQIHRSRKDSNPSKTSAVFSFIPTVIVVLLIIGILFAAWYFIQQTVSDSGNNTDPVEQQDDNEVVRRDDGQQDNGQAGDDNSGDNNTDSNEDSSGTANDENTDSQTGDTQEPEQPDPELTVVEEGAGSSPESTLALENASDEVTATIEATGDSWLEVENGNGESLFSGMFTSDDSPLEFNLSKEEDRIWFNVGSAPSLNITIDGVTLEYPVNAEEEVHQYLWVNINRSSDTSNE, via the coding sequence ATGGAAATAGGAGCAAGGCTAAAGGAAGCCAGGGAAGCAAAAGGTTTGTCCCTGGAAAGCTTACAGGAAACAACTAAAATACAGAAAAGATACCTTGAGGCGATTGAAAAAGGCGATTTCCATATTTTACCTGGTAAATTTTATGCCAGAGCATTTATTAAAGAATATGCAAACGCGGTTGGGCTCGATTCAAATGAACTGTTGGAGGAGTACAAGGAAGAGATTCCACAAACCGAGGAAGATAGTACTGCGCAATATACTCAAATTCATCGGTCACGTAAGGATAGTAATCCGTCAAAAACCTCCGCTGTATTTTCGTTTATACCTACTGTAATTGTAGTCCTGTTGATTATAGGTATACTCTTTGCTGCATGGTATTTTATTCAGCAAACTGTTTCAGATTCAGGGAATAATACAGATCCTGTTGAACAACAGGATGATAATGAAGTTGTCCGTCGAGATGACGGTCAACAGGATAATGGACAGGCAGGAGATGACAATAGCGGCGATAACAATACTGATTCCAATGAAGACTCTTCAGGGACAGCAAATGATGAAAACACTGATTCTCAAACTGGGGATACCCAGGAGCCGGAGCAACCTGATCCTGAATTAACCGTGGTTGAAGAGGGTGCGGGATCCAGTCCGGAATCAACTTTGGCACTCGAAAATGCGAGCGATGAAGTAACCGCTACGATTGAAGCAACAGGTGATTCATGGCTTGAAGTGGAAAATGGTAATGGTGAGTCCTTGTTTTCAGGGATGTTTACCAGTGATGATTCGCCGCTTGAATTTAATTTATCCAAGGAAGAAGACCGTATTTGGTTTAATGTTGGGAGTGCCCCTAGCCTGAATATAACAATTGACGGTGTCACACTGGAATACCCTGTTAATGCTGAGGAGGAAGTTCATCAATATCTCTGGGTTAATATTAACAGATCAAGTGATACGTCTAATGAATAA
- a CDS encoding competence/damage-inducible protein A, with product MKQISTEIVAVGTELLLGQISNTNAQWISEKLASVGINVFHHSVVGDNLNRVKEQFQHAANRSDVIIVTGGLGPTEDDMTREAFQQITFLDIIEHGPSMEKITEFFNKWKTKMTRNNRRQARVFAGADVIENNVGMAPGMIVRHQNKIWIFLPGVPREMKQMMSEQVIPYLQRLSGDYTVIRSTMLRFAGIGEAHLEDELNDLIKNQSNPTIAPLAQSEGVAIRVTAKADTDKEAYTLIDQTKRQILSKVGKYYYGADEQTLEEKVFSMLKDNNKNIAAAESLTGGMFTEKLISVEGASQVCKGGLVCYDTKVKENVLHVSAETIKNFGTVSEECAEEMAEEICRLLDADVGISFTGVAGPDSSEGNPAGTVYIAVFNGPKNKLVKKFTFPGDRQMVRQRAVLKGFEILIDLLK from the coding sequence ATGAAGCAAATTAGTACGGAAATTGTTGCTGTTGGTACCGAATTATTATTAGGACAGATTTCGAATACAAATGCTCAATGGATATCAGAAAAGCTGGCATCGGTCGGAATTAATGTATTTCATCATTCCGTGGTTGGTGACAATCTGAACAGGGTAAAGGAGCAGTTTCAGCATGCTGCAAACAGATCCGATGTCATAATCGTTACTGGCGGATTGGGCCCAACTGAAGATGATATGACAAGAGAGGCTTTTCAGCAAATTACCTTCCTCGATATCATCGAACATGGTCCTTCTATGGAAAAAATTACAGAATTTTTTAATAAGTGGAAAACTAAGATGACACGTAATAACCGAAGACAGGCACGTGTATTTGCTGGTGCTGATGTGATTGAAAATAATGTGGGAATGGCGCCTGGGATGATTGTCCGGCACCAAAACAAAATCTGGATTTTCCTGCCCGGAGTGCCCAGAGAAATGAAGCAGATGATGTCAGAACAGGTAATCCCATATCTGCAGAGGCTAAGTGGTGATTATACGGTTATCAGATCAACCATGCTGCGATTTGCTGGGATCGGTGAAGCCCATCTTGAGGATGAGCTGAATGATCTAATAAAAAATCAAAGCAATCCTACTATAGCTCCATTGGCACAAAGTGAAGGGGTTGCCATCAGAGTAACCGCCAAAGCAGATACGGATAAAGAGGCGTATACTTTAATCGACCAGACGAAAAGACAAATTCTTTCTAAAGTTGGAAAATATTATTATGGTGCTGATGAGCAGACATTGGAAGAAAAAGTATTTTCCATGCTAAAAGATAATAACAAAAACATAGCTGCTGCTGAAAGTTTAACAGGAGGTATGTTTACTGAAAAACTTATATCTGTTGAAGGTGCCTCTCAAGTCTGCAAGGGTGGACTGGTTTGCTACGATACAAAGGTAAAAGAAAATGTATTACATGTTTCTGCAGAGACAATTAAAAATTTTGGAACGGTAAGTGAAGAATGTGCGGAGGAAATGGCAGAAGAAATTTGCCGGCTCCTTGATGCAGATGTAGGAATCAGCTTTACAGGAGTTGCAGGCCCGGACAGTTCTGAAGGAAATCCTGCGGGAACGGTCTACATTGCTGTGTTTAATGGACCGAAAAATAAACTGGTAAAAAAGTTTACTTTCCCAGGAGACCGTCAGATGGTCCGCCAAAGAGCTGTTTTAAAGGGATTTGAAATTTTAATAGATTTACTAAAATGA
- the yfmH gene encoding EF-P 5-aminopentanol modification-associated protein YfmH, whose product MNKQVYDDIKETLYKQNLENGLTVFLLPKPEMAKTYGIFSTNYGSIDQTFVPINGTEKITVPEGVAHFLEHKMFEKEDRDVFADFGKQGASANAYTSFTKTAYLFAATNHIEKNVETLLDFVQNPYFSEESVEKEKGIIDQEIEMYNDQPDWQSFMGTLRSLFHNHPVKIDIAGTVDSINAITKDDLYTCYNTFYHPENMTLFIAGNFDAQQMMNLIEKNQASKDFEKMEDIQREFPQEPEAVAIKENKINMPVSIAKCTIGIKESSAELTGQEFLEKDLLQSMLLDFYFSKGGPFYQQLYEENLIDDSFYFETNLEKTFGYSFIGGNTNKPDQFIEKVQELLRTTNNATFTAEEMERMKKKKIGQLLRAMNSLEFVANKYMHYHSVGVDLFELIPAIQSFTEEHFNAFVQNWINDDRLAVCKIVNE is encoded by the coding sequence ATGAATAAGCAGGTATATGATGATATAAAAGAAACTTTGTATAAACAAAACCTTGAAAATGGCTTAACCGTTTTTTTGCTGCCAAAACCTGAGATGGCCAAAACATACGGAATTTTTTCAACAAATTATGGTTCGATTGATCAAACATTTGTACCGATAAATGGTACGGAAAAAATTACGGTTCCAGAAGGTGTTGCCCATTTTTTGGAACATAAAATGTTTGAGAAAGAAGATCGTGATGTATTTGCTGATTTTGGAAAACAGGGTGCATCCGCCAATGCGTATACTTCTTTCACAAAGACAGCATATTTATTTGCGGCTACAAATCATATCGAAAAAAATGTTGAAACATTACTTGATTTTGTTCAGAATCCATACTTTTCTGAGGAATCAGTCGAGAAAGAAAAAGGTATCATCGATCAGGAAATTGAAATGTATAATGATCAGCCTGACTGGCAATCTTTCATGGGGACACTAAGGAGTCTGTTTCACAACCATCCCGTCAAGATTGATATAGCTGGTACGGTTGACTCGATAAATGCAATCACCAAGGATGATTTATATACATGCTATAATACGTTTTATCATCCTGAGAACATGACACTGTTTATTGCAGGGAATTTCGATGCTCAACAAATGATGAATTTAATAGAAAAAAATCAGGCGTCCAAAGACTTTGAAAAGATGGAGGATATCCAAAGGGAATTCCCACAGGAACCGGAAGCAGTTGCAATCAAAGAAAATAAAATAAATATGCCCGTTTCGATTGCGAAGTGTACCATTGGAATTAAGGAATCGTCTGCAGAATTAACCGGGCAGGAGTTTTTGGAAAAAGATTTGCTGCAAAGCATGTTGTTGGATTTTTACTTTTCCAAAGGTGGTCCCTTTTACCAGCAGTTATATGAGGAAAATCTAATCGACGATAGTTTTTATTTTGAAACCAATTTGGAGAAAACGTTTGGCTATTCATTTATAGGCGGTAACACGAATAAGCCTGATCAATTCATAGAAAAAGTGCAGGAACTTTTAAGGACCACTAACAATGCAACATTCACCGCCGAGGAAATGGAGCGGATGAAAAAGAAGAAAATCGGTCAATTATTAAGGGCGATGAATTCGTTAGAGTTTGTTGCAAATAAATATATGCATTATCATTCGGTCGGAGTAGATTTATTTGAACTGATTCCGGCAATCCAGTCATTTACGGAAGAGCACTTTAATGCGTTCGTACAAAATTGGATTAATGATGATCGTTTAGCTGTATGTAAAATAGTAAATGAGTAG
- the yfmF gene encoding EF-P 5-aminopentanol modification-associated protein YfmF encodes MNSTVENVVHENGINLHVVPSKKYKTITIIAKLKAPLSKDTITKRALLPYVLQQGTRSYPERSDIQVKLDSLYGAVLSLDGSKKGNNHIISFRMEMANQKFISDESEILDEAIALFKEVIFYPDNTNDSFRKSAVDREKETLRQKISSVIDNKMNYANMRLIDEMCSDELYHLHVHGYEEDLDSITAENLFTYYQTALQEDQLDIYVLGDFDTETMKERMTSTFQRKGGQSPKANVSDVNKQPDQSNVVIDTQNIQQAKLHFGYRTNTIYQDDDYYALQVFNGLYGGFPSSKLFINVREKNSLAYYAASRVESHKGLMLVFSGIAPSDYEKAREIIELQMESMKKGEFTEDEMANTKELITNQLRETMDNPQGMIELLYQQVVGDKDRSPEELIEGINKVNKNSVVDVANKIELDTIYLLTKKGGESDE; translated from the coding sequence TTGAATTCAACAGTCGAGAATGTTGTTCATGAGAACGGTATTAATCTTCATGTTGTTCCAAGCAAAAAGTATAAAACGATTACGATAATAGCTAAGCTTAAAGCGCCATTATCGAAGGATACTATTACCAAACGTGCATTGCTTCCTTATGTTCTGCAGCAGGGAACACGATCCTATCCAGAGAGAAGTGACATTCAAGTGAAGCTGGATAGCTTATATGGAGCAGTTCTTTCCCTGGATGGATCCAAGAAAGGGAACAATCACATAATCAGTTTCCGGATGGAAATGGCAAATCAGAAATTTATTTCGGATGAATCTGAAATTCTTGATGAAGCTATTGCATTGTTTAAAGAAGTTATTTTTTATCCGGACAATACGAATGATTCATTCAGGAAGTCGGCAGTGGATAGAGAAAAAGAAACGTTAAGGCAAAAAATCAGTTCTGTGATTGATAATAAAATGAATTATGCCAATATGCGATTAATCGATGAAATGTGCAGTGATGAACTGTACCACTTGCACGTCCACGGATATGAGGAAGATTTAGATTCGATTACTGCTGAAAATCTTTTTACTTATTATCAGACCGCTTTGCAGGAGGATCAGCTGGATATATATGTGTTAGGCGATTTCGACACCGAAACAATGAAAGAAAGAATGACATCAACGTTTCAGCGTAAAGGTGGACAGTCTCCGAAGGCTAATGTTTCCGATGTAAACAAACAACCGGACCAATCGAACGTTGTAATTGATACTCAGAACATCCAACAGGCAAAACTGCACTTTGGTTACAGAACAAATACCATTTATCAGGATGATGATTACTATGCGTTGCAGGTGTTCAATGGGTTATACGGCGGGTTTCCAAGCTCGAAATTATTTATTAATGTCCGTGAAAAGAACAGTCTTGCCTATTATGCTGCTTCGAGAGTGGAAAGCCATAAAGGGTTAATGCTCGTTTTCAGCGGCATCGCACCTAGTGATTATGAAAAAGCGAGGGAAATAATTGAACTGCAAATGGAATCGATGAAAAAAGGCGAATTCACGGAAGATGAGATGGCCAATACGAAGGAATTAATAACAAATCAGTTACGTGAAACGATGGATAATCCACAAGGAATGATTGAGCTATTGTATCAACAGGTTGTTGGTGATAAAGACCGATCGCCCGAAGAATTAATTGAAGGGATCAATAAGGTTAATAAAAACAGCGTAGTTGATGTTGCTAATAAGATAGAATTGGATACCATTTATTTACTGACGAAAAAAGGGGGCGAATCAGATGAATAA
- a CDS encoding DUF3243 domain-containing protein, whose product MSVLDNFDSWKSFLANKLEQAQSQGMSQQTVSNMAYEVGNYLAQSTEAKNNEEAVLRELWNAADDQERHAIANSMVKLVQNQGNSQ is encoded by the coding sequence ATGTCCGTTCTTGACAATTTTGATTCATGGAAGAGTTTTCTGGCCAATAAACTCGAGCAGGCGCAATCTCAGGGGATGAGCCAGCAAACTGTTTCGAATATGGCATATGAGGTTGGTAATTATTTAGCACAAAGTACGGAAGCTAAAAACAATGAAGAGGCTGTGCTGAGAGAGTTGTGGAATGCCGCTGACGATCAGGAAAGACACGCAATAGCCAATTCAATGGTCAAACTCGTCCAAAATCAGGGGAATTCGCAATAA